The proteins below come from a single Halostagnicola larsenii XH-48 genomic window:
- a CDS encoding DUF7111 family protein: MTDDERTATNDAITATYRETETERLLEFSTDDATGGQPTAAVAQNREGYAMLKVRPTADGDELERYYGFEMALDHVGELLGVSPRALPVPDAAADMGM, from the coding sequence ATGACCGACGACGAGCGAACGGCGACGAACGACGCGATCACGGCGACCTACCGCGAAACCGAAACCGAACGACTCCTCGAGTTCAGTACAGACGACGCCACGGGCGGACAGCCCACGGCGGCAGTGGCACAGAACCGCGAGGGATACGCCATGTTGAAAGTCCGACCCACTGCCGACGGCGACGAACTCGAGCGTTACTACGGCTTCGAGATGGCGCTGGATCACGTCGGGGAACTGCTCGGCGTCTCGCCCCGCGCGTTGCCGGTTCCGGACGCGGCCGCCGATATGGGAATGTAG
- a CDS encoding heme o synthase, whose amino-acid sequence MASDSYPRPIGTQRRFSALLAGTALGIYLLLIIGATTSITNAATTCSTWPLCSAPVDPVSQTELAIVWGHRLTAAVVGVLAAITVAAAVVGDASRRVTAALVVSFVLYLIQIGVGAVTATVGSAAILPGLHLGLGIGIFSIVVLALAWDLERTTGSDDDAIESPPEPAPIDPDTVPERTLPTGRLERARLTAFAYFKMMKPRLMWLLCLVAAAGMALAAGQDLEIGTIVATLSGGVLAIGASGTFNHVLERDIDQKMSRTADRPLATDLIPVRRALAFGAFLTAASLSVFLTINALAAALGLAAILFYSVVYTLLLKPNTVQNTVLGGLAGALPALIGWAAVTDTIEMPALALAGVIFLWTPAHFYNLALAYRDDYARGGFPMMPVVRGETETRKHIIYYIAATLLGTIGLAWITDLGALYAATVAIFGGIFLWTAVRLHFERSEAAAFRSFHASNAFLGAVLVAVLVDALAL is encoded by the coding sequence GTGGCATCCGATTCCTATCCCCGGCCGATCGGGACCCAGCGGCGATTCTCAGCACTGCTAGCCGGGACTGCGCTCGGGATCTACCTGCTTTTGATCATCGGTGCCACGACCTCGATTACGAACGCGGCGACGACCTGCTCGACCTGGCCGCTCTGTAGCGCTCCCGTCGATCCGGTGAGTCAGACGGAACTGGCCATCGTCTGGGGCCACCGACTCACGGCGGCCGTCGTCGGCGTGTTGGCCGCGATCACCGTCGCCGCCGCAGTAGTCGGTGATGCCTCGCGTCGCGTCACCGCGGCGCTGGTGGTTTCGTTCGTGCTCTATCTGATCCAGATCGGCGTCGGCGCCGTTACGGCGACGGTCGGTTCCGCGGCGATCCTCCCCGGGCTTCACCTCGGACTCGGGATCGGCATCTTCTCGATCGTCGTCCTCGCGCTCGCCTGGGACTTAGAGCGGACGACGGGCAGCGACGACGACGCGATCGAGTCGCCGCCGGAGCCGGCCCCGATCGATCCGGATACGGTTCCGGAGCGAACGCTTCCGACGGGCCGACTCGAGCGGGCGCGTCTCACCGCCTTCGCGTACTTCAAGATGATGAAGCCGCGGCTCATGTGGCTGCTCTGTCTCGTCGCTGCGGCGGGGATGGCACTCGCGGCGGGCCAGGATCTCGAGATCGGAACCATCGTCGCGACGCTCAGTGGCGGCGTGCTCGCGATCGGCGCGTCAGGGACGTTCAACCACGTTTTAGAACGCGATATCGACCAAAAGATGTCCCGGACGGCCGACCGTCCGCTCGCGACCGATCTGATTCCGGTGCGGCGGGCGCTGGCGTTCGGTGCGTTCTTGACCGCGGCGTCACTTTCCGTCTTTCTGACGATCAACGCCCTCGCCGCGGCGCTCGGACTGGCTGCGATCCTCTTTTACAGCGTGGTCTACACGCTGCTGTTGAAACCAAACACGGTCCAGAACACCGTCTTGGGCGGATTAGCCGGCGCGTTGCCCGCACTTATCGGCTGGGCTGCGGTGACCGACACGATCGAAATGCCGGCGCTCGCGCTGGCCGGTGTCATCTTCCTCTGGACGCCCGCGCACTTCTACAACCTCGCGCTCGCCTACCGCGACGACTACGCTCGAGGTGGATTCCCGATGATGCCGGTCGTCCGCGGGGAGACCGAAACCCGCAAACACATCATCTACTACATCGCGGCGACGCTGCTGGGAACCATCGGACTGGCCTGGATCACCGACCTCGGCGCGCTGTACGCGGCGACGGTTGCCATCTTCGGCGGGATCTTCCTCTGGACCGCGGTCAGGCTCCACTTCGAACGGAGCGAGGCCGCCGCATTTCGCTCGTTCCACGCGTCGAACGCCTTCCTCGGGGCCGTCCTCGTCGCCGTGCTCGTCGACGCGCTCGCGCTGTAA
- a CDS encoding aldo/keto reductase, protein MEYTTLGNTGTTVSRLCFGTWRFGRETGGVVETDRDEAHDLLDAASDHGINFIDTANVYGDPNGTSEKWIGEWLEDRSREDYVIASKVYFPFDGWGEPGPNDSGLGRKHIRAQIEGTLDRLGTDYLDLYYIHRWDEDTPIQETLETLTALVDEGKVNYLGASSMAAWQLTKALWTSDIEGLQRFDVTQPMVNAAQYDTVADYLEVCADQDLAVCPYSPLGGGFLTGKYDRADDGSVIAPDGSRGSLDDMFDEYYATEQAWDVLETVEDVADEVDASPAQVSLRWLMNQTEFTCIPIVGARTPEQLEENVGAVDVELSDEQFDRIDGARGEAES, encoded by the coding sequence ATGGAGTATACGACGCTCGGCAACACGGGAACGACGGTCTCGAGACTCTGCTTTGGGACCTGGCGATTCGGGAGAGAAACCGGCGGCGTCGTCGAAACCGACCGGGACGAGGCACACGACTTGCTCGACGCCGCCAGCGATCACGGCATCAATTTCATCGACACGGCGAACGTCTACGGCGATCCGAACGGGACGAGTGAGAAGTGGATCGGCGAGTGGCTCGAGGACCGCTCGCGCGAGGACTACGTCATCGCCTCGAAGGTCTACTTCCCGTTCGACGGCTGGGGCGAACCCGGACCGAACGACTCCGGCCTCGGGCGCAAGCACATCCGCGCCCAGATCGAAGGCACGCTCGACCGACTGGGAACGGATTACCTCGATCTGTACTACATCCACCGCTGGGACGAGGACACGCCGATTCAGGAGACTCTGGAGACGCTGACAGCCCTCGTCGACGAGGGGAAGGTCAACTATCTCGGAGCCTCGAGCATGGCCGCCTGGCAGCTCACGAAAGCCCTCTGGACCAGCGACATCGAGGGGCTACAGCGGTTCGACGTCACCCAGCCGATGGTCAATGCGGCCCAGTACGACACCGTCGCGGATTACCTCGAGGTCTGTGCGGATCAGGACCTCGCGGTCTGTCCGTACTCGCCGCTGGGCGGCGGCTTCCTCACCGGCAAGTACGACCGCGCTGACGACGGTTCGGTCATCGCTCCCGACGGCTCGCGAGGGAGCCTCGACGACATGTTCGACGAGTACTACGCGACCGAACAGGCGTGGGACGTGCTCGAGACCGTCGAGGACGTTGCGGACGAAGTCGACGCCTCGCCGGCGCAGGTATCCCTGCGCTGGCTCATGAACCAGACCGAGTTTACCTGCATTCCGATCGTCGGCGCGAGAACGCCCGAGCAACTCGAGGAGAACGTCGGCGCGGTCGATGTCGAACTCTCCGACGAACAGTTCGATCGGATCGACGGCGCTCGCGGCGAGGCGGAATCGTAA
- a CDS encoding TIGR03557 family F420-dependent LLM class oxidoreductase: protein MVEVGFTLSSEEHGPNELVEYGVHAEEVGFDFLSVSDHFHPWVSAQGESPFVWSVLAALAQQTNEIEFGVGVTCPIIRIHPVNVAHAVATTDVMAEGRFTFGVGTGENLNEHVTGEKWPEHGVRLEMLSEAMTLMRDLWEGENTSHHGEYFTAENARLYTVPEEIPEIVVSAFGPKTAQFAGQEGDGLWCSGPKSGVVDTYEDAGGEGAKYAQLHCCYAPTEDEAIDTVYENWPNGFIPGELGQVLPTPAHFQQAASMVEREDVAEGSTVTDPDPQAHIDSIEQAIDAGYDHVYVHQIGPDQEQALEFYEEEVLPSFS, encoded by the coding sequence ATGGTCGAAGTTGGATTTACCCTCTCGAGCGAGGAACACGGACCGAACGAACTGGTCGAGTACGGCGTCCACGCGGAGGAAGTCGGATTCGACTTTCTTTCCGTCTCGGATCACTTCCACCCGTGGGTCTCCGCGCAGGGCGAGTCGCCGTTCGTCTGGTCCGTGTTGGCCGCCCTCGCCCAGCAAACGAACGAGATCGAGTTCGGCGTCGGCGTCACGTGTCCGATCATCCGAATCCACCCGGTCAATGTCGCCCATGCGGTCGCGACGACGGACGTTATGGCCGAGGGCCGGTTCACCTTCGGCGTCGGGACGGGCGAGAACTTAAACGAACACGTCACCGGCGAGAAGTGGCCGGAACACGGCGTTCGCCTCGAGATGCTCTCCGAGGCCATGACGCTCATGCGAGACCTCTGGGAGGGCGAAAACACGAGCCACCACGGCGAGTACTTCACCGCGGAGAACGCTCGGCTGTACACCGTTCCGGAGGAGATCCCCGAGATCGTCGTATCGGCGTTCGGCCCGAAAACGGCGCAGTTTGCCGGGCAAGAGGGCGACGGCCTCTGGTGTTCCGGCCCGAAATCTGGCGTCGTTGATACTTACGAGGACGCCGGCGGCGAGGGGGCGAAATACGCACAGCTTCACTGCTGTTACGCCCCAACCGAAGACGAAGCGATCGATACCGTCTACGAAAACTGGCCGAACGGATTCATTCCCGGCGAACTCGGCCAGGTACTGCCGACGCCCGCACACTTCCAGCAGGCGGCGTCGATGGTCGAGCGCGAAGACGTCGCCGAGGGCTCGACCGTTACCGACCCGGATCCGCAGGCACACATCGACAGCATCGAGCAGGCGATCGACGCGGGCTACGATCACGTCTACGTCCATCAGATCGGACCGGATCAGGAACAGGCACTCGAGTTCTACGAGGAAGAAGTCCTCCCCTCGTTTTCCTGA
- a CDS encoding heavy metal translocating P-type ATPase encodes MTDAASSPDSRSTLELRVPEMDCPSCAGKVTNSIERLEGIEGIESQVTSGRLVVTYDPTLTSEDEIRTRVRTAGYAIAGDESELTVSVPDMDCASCATKVENALERVDAVREIETRPASGRVTVSGGSDLETATVVEAIDDAGYEGEPIEEGADGLGESRAVWRSRRAIGTAIGGALVAVGMVLQFAVPGLDPAVATVFGRTYALSQLLFIGAVAVAGLPVLRNGYYSLRNRSLDIDFLMSAGIVASVAAHHPFEGGMLAVLFSVAELLERYSMDRARDSLRELMSLSPETATVRRDDGSEAVVAADTLDIGDTVIVKPGEKIPADGTVTEGQSAVDQSPITGESVPVDKETGEEVYAGTIVESGYLEIGVESEADDSTIARIVRMVEDAERETTKREQFVDRFASVYTPIVVALAVGIAVVPPLVFDASWNVWFLRGLTLLVIACPCAFVISTPVSVVSGITSAARNGVLIKGGRYLEAVGESDVLAVDKTGTLTSGELEVTDVIPLEGADESDVLARASAIERRSEHPVGDAIVEAAGERGLDGSGADAKPATDAEESDPFAVSNFEALTGRGVRAELDGVTHYVGKPDLFEGLADLEHVHATDGGVVAGSESDEADWDRESNPDCDRAGCLDVLSEIVPKLEADGKTVVVVGTADGPLGVVAVADQVRPEAPWAVSQLQEQGVRVVMLTGDNEGTARAIAEEVGIDEYHAELLPEQKLEWIRRLKAGDRVPVERRSDAQSASDEKFANSAGDRSVTMVGDGINDGPALATATTGVAMGAAGTDTALETADIALMGDDLTRLPYLYRLSRKANEVIKQNIWASLGVKAVLALGAVPGIVTIIHAVVVGDMGMSLGVTGNAMRLAREEPETPAFDADTDGADTAVDSD; translated from the coding sequence ATGACAGACGCCGCTTCGTCGCCCGACTCGAGGTCGACCCTCGAGCTTCGGGTTCCCGAGATGGACTGTCCGTCCTGCGCCGGGAAGGTGACGAACAGCATCGAACGTCTCGAGGGAATCGAGGGGATCGAATCGCAGGTAACGAGCGGTCGCCTCGTCGTGACCTACGATCCGACGCTCACGAGCGAGGACGAGATACGGACTCGCGTGCGGACCGCGGGCTACGCCATCGCGGGAGACGAGAGCGAACTCACGGTCTCGGTTCCCGACATGGACTGTGCGTCGTGTGCAACCAAAGTCGAAAACGCCCTCGAGCGCGTCGACGCCGTTCGAGAGATCGAAACCCGACCGGCGTCCGGACGGGTGACGGTGAGCGGGGGCTCCGACCTCGAGACGGCGACGGTCGTCGAGGCCATCGACGACGCGGGGTACGAGGGGGAACCGATCGAGGAGGGAGCGGACGGACTCGGCGAATCTCGAGCGGTGTGGCGGAGTCGCCGAGCGATCGGAACGGCCATCGGCGGTGCGCTAGTCGCCGTCGGGATGGTGCTCCAGTTCGCGGTTCCCGGGCTCGATCCGGCAGTCGCGACCGTGTTCGGACGAACCTACGCGCTCTCACAGCTCCTGTTCATCGGTGCGGTGGCCGTCGCCGGCCTGCCGGTTCTGCGAAACGGCTACTACTCGCTGCGAAATCGCAGCCTCGACATCGACTTCCTGATGAGCGCCGGGATCGTCGCCAGCGTCGCGGCCCACCACCCGTTCGAAGGCGGAATGCTCGCGGTACTGTTCTCCGTCGCGGAGTTGCTAGAGCGGTACTCGATGGACCGGGCGCGCGATTCGTTACGCGAGTTGATGAGCCTCTCGCCCGAGACGGCGACCGTCCGCCGAGACGACGGGAGCGAGGCGGTCGTCGCGGCCGACACCCTGGATATCGGCGACACCGTCATCGTCAAGCCCGGCGAAAAGATCCCGGCCGACGGGACGGTCACGGAGGGTCAGAGCGCGGTCGACCAATCGCCGATCACGGGCGAAAGCGTCCCCGTCGACAAGGAGACGGGCGAGGAGGTTTACGCGGGGACGATCGTCGAATCGGGCTACCTCGAGATCGGCGTCGAGAGCGAGGCGGACGATTCGACCATCGCCCGCATCGTTCGGATGGTCGAGGACGCCGAACGCGAGACGACCAAACGCGAGCAGTTCGTCGATCGGTTCGCCAGCGTCTACACGCCGATCGTCGTCGCGCTCGCCGTTGGAATCGCCGTGGTACCGCCGCTGGTGTTCGACGCCTCATGGAACGTGTGGTTCCTGCGCGGACTCACGCTGCTGGTCATCGCCTGTCCCTGCGCGTTCGTCATCAGCACCCCCGTCAGCGTCGTCTCGGGGATAACCAGCGCGGCCCGAAACGGCGTGTTGATCAAGGGCGGGCGCTACCTCGAGGCAGTCGGCGAGAGCGACGTCCTCGCGGTCGACAAGACGGGGACGCTCACGTCCGGCGAACTCGAGGTAACCGACGTGATCCCGCTCGAGGGCGCGGACGAATCGGACGTGCTCGCCCGCGCGAGCGCGATCGAACGCCGGAGCGAACACCCCGTCGGCGATGCGATCGTCGAGGCCGCAGGCGAGCGCGGTCTCGACGGGTCCGGGGCGGACGCGAAACCCGCGACCGACGCCGAGGAGTCCGACCCGTTCGCGGTGTCGAACTTCGAGGCCCTCACCGGACGCGGCGTGCGCGCGGAGCTCGACGGCGTCACGCATTACGTCGGCAAGCCGGACCTCTTCGAGGGGCTGGCCGATCTCGAGCACGTCCACGCCACGGACGGCGGCGTGGTCGCCGGCTCCGAGTCCGACGAGGCGGACTGGGACCGCGAATCGAACCCCGACTGCGACCGAGCGGGCTGTCTCGACGTGCTCTCCGAGATCGTCCCGAAACTCGAGGCGGACGGAAAAACGGTCGTCGTCGTCGGAACGGCGGACGGACCGCTCGGCGTCGTCGCCGTCGCAGACCAGGTCAGACCGGAGGCGCCATGGGCCGTCTCGCAGTTGCAAGAACAGGGCGTGAGGGTGGTGATGCTCACCGGAGACAACGAAGGAACCGCGCGGGCCATCGCCGAGGAGGTCGGCATCGACGAGTACCACGCCGAGCTGCTGCCCGAGCAGAAACTCGAGTGGATTCGTCGCCTCAAAGCCGGCGACCGAGTGCCTGTAGAGCGCAGATCGGATGCACAATCGGCCTCCGACGAGAAATTTGCGAATTCGGCCGGCGACAGGAGCGTCACGATGGTCGGCGACGGCATCAACGACGGCCCCGCGCTCGCGACCGCGACGACCGGCGTCGCGATGGGCGCCGCGGGAACGGATACGGCCCTCGAGACGGCCGATATCGCGCTGATGGGCGACGACCTGACGCGGCTGCCATACCTCTATCGCCTGTCGAGGAAGGCGAACGAGGTCATCAAACAGAACATCTGGGCGAGTCTCGGCGTCAAAGCGGTCCTTGCGCTCGGTGCGGTCCCGGGCATCGTCACCATCATCCATGCCGTCGTCGTCGGCGATATGGGAATGAGCCTCGGCGTCACGGGCAACGCGATGCGACTCGCTCGAGAGGAACCCGAGACGCCTGCGTTCGACGCCGATACCGACGGAGCGGACACGGCGGTCGACTCGGACTGA
- a CDS encoding helix-turn-helix domain-containing protein yields the protein MREFVFALEYEPGTNPVADVLADNPDASVRSLSCHVTPESLWRVDHATGSPAVLEDLEEAYRDATYFADCLVKDDCGAECEVQVLDRSNDTLVVYTYWDRTPVCTSIPHLALEYLGEGLLFETYREGQRYRWRIVLSSDASVHTFFDALGDEVGECTGMEMIRLTEVDPERARPDPDGALPESQQAALRAAVEHGYYETPREIELSDLATELDVPRSTLSYRLRRAEAALATTFVDADASIEALAPEI from the coding sequence ATGAGAGAATTCGTCTTCGCGCTGGAGTACGAACCGGGAACGAACCCGGTTGCAGACGTACTCGCGGACAATCCCGACGCCTCGGTCCGCTCGCTGTCGTGTCACGTCACCCCCGAGAGCCTCTGGCGGGTCGACCACGCGACGGGTTCGCCGGCGGTCCTCGAGGATCTCGAGGAAGCCTATCGGGACGCGACCTACTTCGCGGACTGTCTGGTCAAGGATGATTGCGGTGCAGAGTGTGAGGTCCAGGTCCTCGATCGATCGAACGACACGCTCGTCGTCTACACCTACTGGGATCGGACGCCGGTCTGTACGTCGATTCCCCACCTCGCGCTCGAGTACCTCGGTGAGGGGCTGCTGTTCGAGACCTACCGCGAGGGCCAGCGCTACCGCTGGCGGATCGTCCTCTCGAGCGACGCGTCGGTTCACACTTTCTTCGACGCTCTCGGCGACGAAGTGGGCGAGTGTACGGGAATGGAGATGATCCGGCTGACGGAAGTCGACCCCGAGCGCGCGCGGCCCGATCCCGATGGGGCGCTTCCGGAGTCCCAGCAGGCTGCGCTCCGGGCGGCCGTCGAGCACGGCTACTACGAGACGCCGAGAGAGATCGAACTCTCGGATCTCGCAACGGAACTCGACGTGCCGCGCTCGACGCTGTCGTACCGACTCCGGCGCGCCGAGGCGGCGCTCGCGACGACGTTCGTCGACGCCGATGCCTCCATCGAGGCGCTCGCACCGGAAATCTGA
- a CDS encoding DUF2243 domain-containing protein, with product MSDRDGTWLGLPRRVKPLVQAGVLLGLGLGGFFDGIVLHQILQWHHMVSSHADPTIAGNLELNVMADGFFHAGTYVFTVLGIVLLWRAWGRPGVPKSGRALFGSVILGWGLFNVIEGIVNHHLLGIHHVWPAGPGSVFLWDAGFLLWGGLFIVGGYAIVRRGAGAPAVEHAPAKAGGGE from the coding sequence ATGAGCGATCGGGACGGGACCTGGCTCGGTCTCCCACGACGCGTCAAACCGCTCGTCCAGGCCGGCGTGCTCCTCGGCCTGGGACTCGGCGGGTTTTTCGACGGGATCGTCTTGCATCAGATCCTCCAGTGGCACCACATGGTCTCCTCTCACGCCGACCCGACCATTGCGGGTAACCTCGAGTTGAACGTCATGGCCGACGGGTTCTTTCACGCCGGGACGTACGTCTTCACCGTTCTCGGAATCGTCCTGCTGTGGCGCGCGTGGGGGCGACCTGGCGTTCCCAAGTCGGGTCGGGCGTTGTTCGGATCGGTGATCCTCGGGTGGGGACTATTCAACGTAATCGAAGGGATCGTTAATCACCACCTCCTCGGGATCCATCACGTCTGGCCGGCCGGTCCCGGAAGCGTGTTCCTGTGGGACGCCGGGTTTTTGCTCTGGGGCGGACTGTTCATCGTCGGCGGCTACGCCATCGTCCGTCGCGGCGCTGGAGCGCCGGCAGTCGAGCATGCACCAGCGAAGGCCGGAGGGGGAGAGTAG
- the mvaD gene encoding phosphomevalonate decarboxylase MvaD, with amino-acid sequence MKATALAHPIQGLVKYHGMRDDIERLPYHDSISVCTAPSHTKTTAEFSAEYDEDTFVVDGEELEGRGAERVDAVLEKVREKTDSDHAEQPVRLVSENDFQTNVGLGSSSSGFAAAAMALSEAAGIDADREEISTIARVGSASAARAVTGAFSQLYTGLNDEDCRSRRIETGLEDDLTTVVGLVPYHKETEDAHNEAADSHMFQARNAHIHGQIAEMRDALRNDDFDAAFSLAEHDSLSLAATTMTGPSGWVYWQPATLEIFNRVRKLRQEEDIPVYFSTDTGASVYVNTLEEHADRVESEVADCGVETMVWGVGGPAQILEDDAEQLF; translated from the coding sequence ATGAAAGCCACGGCTTTGGCACATCCGATTCAGGGGCTGGTCAAGTATCACGGGATGCGCGACGATATCGAGCGGCTTCCGTACCACGACAGTATCAGCGTCTGCACCGCGCCGAGTCACACCAAGACGACGGCCGAGTTCTCCGCGGAGTACGACGAGGACACGTTCGTCGTCGACGGCGAGGAACTCGAGGGGCGTGGCGCCGAACGCGTCGACGCGGTTCTCGAGAAGGTTCGCGAGAAAACCGACTCAGACCATGCCGAACAGCCGGTTCGACTGGTGAGCGAGAACGACTTCCAGACGAACGTCGGACTCGGATCGTCGTCGTCGGGGTTTGCCGCCGCGGCGATGGCGCTTTCGGAAGCCGCCGGCATCGACGCGGATCGGGAGGAGATTTCGACGATCGCCCGCGTCGGTTCGGCGTCGGCCGCTCGAGCGGTTACCGGGGCGTTTTCGCAGCTCTACACCGGATTGAACGACGAGGACTGTCGATCCCGCCGCATCGAGACGGGACTCGAGGACGACCTCACGACGGTCGTCGGCCTCGTCCCCTACCACAAGGAGACCGAAGACGCACACAACGAGGCCGCCGACAGCCACATGTTCCAGGCGCGTAACGCCCACATCCACGGGCAGATCGCGGAGATGCGCGACGCGCTCCGAAACGACGACTTCGACGCCGCCTTCTCGCTGGCCGAACACGACTCGCTGTCGCTGGCCGCGACGACGATGACCGGTCCCTCGGGCTGGGTGTACTGGCAACCGGCGACGCTCGAGATTTTCAACCGCGTTCGGAAGCTCCGTCAGGAGGAGGATATCCCGGTCTACTTCTCGACCGATACCGGAGCGAGCGTCTACGTCAATACGCTCGAGGAACACGCCGATCGCGTCGAATCGGAGGTCGCAGACTGCGGCGTCGAGACGATGGTCTGGGGCGTCGGCGGACCTGCACAGATCCTCGAGGACGACGCCGAGCAGTTGTTCTAA
- a CDS encoding methionine synthase — protein sequence MTGPALRDQFKPGDHPHDHFLLTTVVGAAPKPKWHNRARDQFEDPDADFGRSEWKEAKDDAARLVTTDHERVGLDVVTDGEMRRNEMVEYFAERIDGYEFNGLVKVWGHNYFDKPSVRREVEYGGTWLVDEYEFTSTVASRPVKVPITGPYTLAKWCFNEVYEDDAELAAAVAELVNTEIRKLVDAGARYIQIDEAALATTPEDYAIVGDCLETVVEGIPEDVYIGLHVCYGDYSRIYPEILEFPVDEFDLELNNGDYGQLEVFEEPEFTKSLGFGAVDVHTAEVESVEEIKANIERGLEVVPPERLTISPDCGLKLLPREIAFGKMRNMVRATRAIEAELDDGTLEVGDRGVGLGN from the coding sequence GTGACGGGTCCCGCTTTGCGCGACCAATTCAAACCGGGGGATCACCCGCACGATCACTTCCTGCTGACGACCGTCGTCGGTGCTGCACCCAAACCGAAGTGGCACAATCGCGCTCGAGACCAGTTCGAAGATCCTGACGCTGACTTCGGTCGATCGGAGTGGAAGGAAGCTAAAGATGACGCCGCCCGACTCGTCACGACCGACCACGAACGCGTCGGGCTAGATGTCGTCACCGACGGAGAGATGCGACGCAACGAGATGGTCGAATACTTCGCAGAACGGATCGACGGATACGAGTTCAACGGCCTCGTGAAGGTATGGGGACACAATTACTTCGATAAGCCCAGCGTCCGTCGCGAGGTCGAGTACGGGGGGACGTGGCTCGTAGACGAATACGAGTTTACCAGCACGGTGGCGTCTCGGCCGGTTAAAGTCCCGATTACTGGTCCATACACCCTCGCCAAGTGGTGCTTTAACGAAGTCTACGAAGACGACGCCGAACTCGCCGCGGCCGTTGCTGAGCTGGTCAACACCGAAATTCGAAAACTCGTCGACGCTGGCGCGCGCTACATCCAGATCGATGAAGCGGCTCTGGCGACGACGCCCGAGGACTACGCCATCGTCGGCGACTGTCTCGAGACGGTCGTCGAAGGAATCCCCGAGGACGTCTACATCGGTCTCCACGTCTGTTACGGCGATTACTCCCGAATCTACCCCGAGATCCTCGAGTTCCCGGTCGACGAGTTCGACCTCGAACTCAACAACGGCGACTACGGCCAACTCGAGGTGTTCGAGGAACCGGAGTTCACCAAAAGCCTTGGATTCGGCGCCGTCGACGTGCACACTGCCGAGGTCGAATCCGTTGAAGAAATCAAAGCCAACATCGAACGCGGCCTGGAGGTCGTCCCACCGGAGCGCCTCACAATTAGCCCGGATTGCGGTCTGAAACTCCTTCCACGCGAGATTGCCTTCGGCAAGATGCGAAACATGGTGCGGGCAACTCGAGCGATCGAAGCCGAACTCGACGATGGAACGCTCGAGGTTGGCGACCGAGGTGTCGGTCTCGGCAACTGA
- the nth gene encoding endonuclease III: MGTPRETRTEQAAEIVDRLEETYPDSTISLRYSNRLELLIAVILSAQCTDERVNKETKPLFETYDGPEDYANAPQDELAEALNSITYYNNKAKYIRNACETIVEEHDGEVPDTMSELTDLPGVGRKTANVVLQHGHDIVEGIVVDTHVQRLSRRLGITEESYPERIEGDLIEIVPEDYWQQFTHLCIDHGRAICSAQNPDCGDCVLADICPSEKGDSEIDLASGEPW; encoded by the coding sequence ATGGGAACGCCACGCGAGACGCGGACCGAGCAGGCCGCAGAAATCGTCGATCGGTTGGAGGAGACCTACCCCGACTCGACGATTTCGCTTCGGTACTCGAACCGACTCGAGTTGCTGATCGCGGTCATCCTCTCCGCGCAGTGTACCGACGAGCGGGTCAACAAGGAGACGAAGCCCCTGTTCGAGACCTACGACGGCCCGGAAGACTACGCGAACGCGCCGCAGGATGAACTCGCCGAGGCGCTGAACTCGATCACCTACTACAACAACAAGGCGAAGTACATCCGAAACGCCTGCGAGACAATCGTCGAGGAACACGACGGCGAGGTGCCGGATACGATGAGCGAACTCACGGACCTGCCGGGCGTCGGCCGGAAGACGGCCAACGTGGTCCTCCAGCACGGCCACGACATCGTCGAGGGGATCGTCGTCGACACGCACGTCCAGCGACTCTCGAGGCGACTCGGGATCACCGAAGAGAGCTATCCCGAACGGATCGAGGGGGACCTGATCGAAATCGTTCCCGAAGACTACTGGCAGCAGTTTACGCACCTGTGTATCGACCACGGGCGAGCGATCTGTTCCGCGCAGAATCCCGATTGCGGCGACTGCGTGCTCGCGGACATCTGCCCGTCCGAAAAAGGCGACAGCGAAATCGATCTGGCGTCGGGAGAACCGTGGTGA